CGATCTCGTCGCTGTCGCGCACGGTGCTCAGCCGGTGCGCGATGACCACACAGGCGCAGCCGCGCCGGCGCAGGTTGTCCATCACGAGCTGCTCGGTCTCCGCGTCCAGCGCGCTCGTCACCTCGTCGAGCACCAGGATGCTGGGCCTGCGGACCAGCGCCCGCGCGATCTCCAGGCGTTGGCGCTGCCCGCCGGAGAAGTTGCGGCCGTCCTGCTCGACCCGGCTCTGGATGCCGCCCGGACGGCGCATGACCACGTCGTACAGCGCCGCGTCCCGCAGCGCTTCGGCCACCGCCTCGTCCGGGACCGACGGGTCCCACAGGGCGATGTTGTCGCGGACCGTGCCCTCGAAGAGGAACACGTCCTGGTCGACGAAGGAGACGGAGGACGCGAGCGCGCCGCGCGGGATGTCCTCCAGCCACTGCCCGTCGATCCGGATCACGCCCTCCCACGGCGTGTACAGGCCCGAGATCAGCCTGGACACCGTCGACTTGCCGCTGCCCGAGCCGCCCACCAGGGCCACCTGCCGGCCCGGACCGACCGTCAGCGAGAACCCGGACAGCAGCGGCTTGTCGAGCGGGCTGTAACCGAAAGTGATGTTCTCCAGCTCCACATGGCCCCGCAGCCTGCGGGTGCTGTCGTGCGCGCCGCGCCGCGAGTACAGCGGGTCGGCGGCGAAGTTCTCCACGTCCTTCAGCCGGGCCACGTCGGCCGCGAAGTCCTGGATGCGGCCCGCCACCCCGTTGAGGCGGGTGATCGGTGCGGTGAAGCGGGTCACCAGTGCCTGGAACGCGACGAGCAGTCCGACGGAGATGTGCCCCTCCACCGCCCGCATCCCGCCGATCCACAGGATCAGCGCGCTGTTGAGGGTCGCGAGCGTCGGCGCCACGACCCCCAGCCAGGCGGTCGGCACGCCGAGGCGCTGCTGCTCCTCCAGCGTGGTGGCGTGCTGCCCCGCCCACTTGCGGAAGTAGCCGTCCTCGCCGCCGGTCGCCTTCATCGTCTCGATCAACTGCAGCCCGGTGTAAGCCGTGTTGGTCAGCCGCGCGTTGTCGGCCCGCAGCTTCGCCGTGCGCGTCGCCCGCAGCCGGATCACGACCCGCATCGCCACCACGTTGAGCAGGGCCACGCCGACGCCCACCGCCGTGAGCTGCGGATCGTAGGTGTAGAGCAGTACGGC
This sequence is a window from Streptomyces ortus. Protein-coding genes within it:
- a CDS encoding NHLP family bacteriocin export ABC transporter peptidase/permease/ATPase subunit, with amino-acid sequence MPPPVRGRRRSAPPRRKVPKGRGRPVRTPTVLQMEAVECGAASLAMVLAHHGRHIPLEELRIACGVSRDGSRASNLLKAARGYGLTAKGMQMDTAALAEVQAPAILFWEFNHYVVFDGIGRRLGRRGVHINDPAKGRRFISMEDFDTSFTGVVLVLEPGPDFEKGGRRPGVMGAMPARLRGTSGTMPAAVLASLLLVAVGAAVPALSRTYIDMFLIGGQTSLLGVLFASMGASVLLTVVLTWLQQANLLRGRLISSTLSSARFLRHLLRLPVTFFSQRSPADLVQRLQSNDAVAETLARDLAAAGVDAVVVVLYAVLLYTYDPQLTAVGVGVALLNVVAMRVVIRLRATRTAKLRADNARLTNTAYTGLQLIETMKATGGEDGYFRKWAGQHATTLEEQQRLGVPTAWLGVVAPTLATLNSALILWIGGMRAVEGHISVGLLVAFQALVTRFTAPITRLNGVAGRIQDFAADVARLKDVENFAADPLYSRRGAHDSTRRLRGHVELENITFGYSPLDKPLLSGFSLTVGPGRQVALVGGSGSGKSTVSRLISGLYTPWEGVIRIDGQWLEDIPRGALASSVSFVDQDVFLFEGTVRDNIALWDPSVPDEAVAEALRDAALYDVVMRRPGGIQSRVEQDGRNFSGGQRQRLEIARALVRRPSILVLDEVTSALDAETEQLVMDNLRRRGCACVVIAHRLSTVRDSDEIVVLQHGTVVERGRHDALVAAGGAYAELVRER